GGTACTTATGACAAAGCTAGGTTTAATAATATGTTAAATAGCTTAGGTGATGTTAAGATTATTGAAATTATAAAGGCTTATCGAGGTATTAAAATTAAGCAAGGAGAAGTTCAGAATTCTATAAATACTGTTCCTGATGATGCAGAAAAGCAAGGGTTGCAAGTTAGATTTAATACGCTTCAAGGTGAGTATGATTCTCATATAAGAGATGCTTTTAATAAAGCTTCAGGTGAATTGTATTCTCAGATTATAGATGGTAATAATAGATATCATGATGATTTTATTGGTATTCAAGACGATGTGGAAGCTGACGAAGTTCTCAGAGCTATCGAAGCTGCCATAGCTGCCAAAGCTGCCGAAGCTGCCAGAGTTGCCGAAGAAGCCAGAGCTGCCGCAGCTGCCGAAGCTGCCAGAGTTGCCGAAGAAGCCAGAGCTGCCGCAGCTGCCGAAGCTGCCAGAGTTGCCGAAGAAGCCAGAGCTGCCGCAGCTGCCGAAGCTGCCAGAGTTGCCGAAGAAGCCAGAGCTGCCGCAGCTGCCGAAGCTGCCAGAGTTGCCGAAGAAGCCAGAGCTGCTGCAGCTGCCGAAGCTGCCAGAGTTGCCGAAGAAGCCAGAGCTGCCGCAGCTGCCGAAGATGCTGCCATAACTGCCGCAGAAGCCGCAGCTGCCGAAGCTGCCATAGCTGCCGAAGCTGCCAAAGCTGCCGCAGCTGCCGAAGAAGCTGCCAAAGCTGCCAGAATTGCCGCAGCTGCCAGAACTGTCGAAGCTACCGCAGCTGTCGAAGCTGCCATAGCTGCCGAAGCTGCCATAGCTTTCGAAGCTGCCATAGCTGCCGATGCTGCCGAAGAAGCTGCCGCAGCTGCCTCAGCTGCCAGAGCTGCCAAAGAAGCTGCCAGAGCTGACGAAGAATCCAGAGCTGCCGCAGCTGCCGAAGATGCTGCCATAACTGCCGCAGAAGCCGCAGCTGCCGAAGCTGCCAAAGCTGCCGAAGCTGCCAAAGAAGCCAAAGCTGCCGCAGAAGCTGCCGAAGCTGCCAGAGTTGCCGCAGCTGCCAGAACTGTCGAAGCTACCGCAGCTGCCGCAGCTGCCAAAGCTGCCGAAGAAGCCAAAGCTGCCGAAGCTGCCAAAGCAAGTGGTGCGGCAGGAGGTGTAGTTAATCCTTGAATTAGTTTAAATTAAGATTATTGAGATTAAAGATAGTAAGTAAAGAAAGTTTAAGCCTTAAACGTACACGTTTAAGGCTTTTAATTTGTATGTATAGATAAATATATTTAAATAAATAAGATAATTGCAGATCACAGGTATATACTGTTATTATATTTGTATATTATATTTATTATAATAATATAATTTATTTAATTTGAAAAAGGAGATATTGAATGTTAAATATTAGACATATCAGTTTATTACTAATATTAATATTTCTATTATTGCTAGTTATAAGTTGTGGTTCAGGAAACAGAGCAGGAGCAGGAACAAATACAGGAACAGAAGAAGGAACAGGATTAAGAACAGATGTAGAAGTAAAAGCTGAAGAGGAGCTAGCATATTTGGAGGAAAAGGTTACTGATCCAAGACTTTTGGCATTGTTAGATAATTTTGGAGTATCTGAAGCAGGAAGGAAGGCAATTGGTTATATACGAGAAAACCTCACTGGTGATGATGTTGATAATTTTTTTTATAATCGCTTAAATGAATTAGGAGCTGATGTTACGATTAAAAAGATAATAAAGCCTACTGTGAGCCTTTTGAGGGCTAGAGGTGAAGCTTTGAGAGTTATTGAAGGTACAACAGATGCAGGTGTAAAAACCAGATTGCGACTTGTGTTTAATAGGTATGATGATTTAGTTAATATAAGAGAAAAATTTAATAACTTATTGCTTGAAAGAGATATCTTTGAAAAGACTGTTACTCGTTATGCACCTAGATTTAGAAAGTTTAAAGAAATGGTTAAAAATCCAAGTGTGATGGATGTATATGCCTGGCTTGATGCTGTTGAGCGTACCACAATTAATGAGATAGGGAAGATAGTAATTAATGCTACTTATGACAAAGTTAGGTTTAATAATATGTTAGATAATTTAGGTGATGGTTATATTGTTAGAATTATAGAGATTTATCGAGATATTAAAATTAAGCAGAAGGAAGCTTTTAATGCTATAACTACTGTTTCTGATGATGCAGTAAAGCAAGATTTGAAAGATAGATTGAAGAGGCTTAAAGATGAGTATGATTCTCATATAAGAGATGCTTTTAATCAAGCTGTAGGTGAATTGGCTCGTCAAATTCTGATTAATCGTGATGTATATCTTGGTAGATTTAATAGTATAAAAGTAACCGCTCAAGCTGCCAAAGCAAGTGGTGCGGCAGGTGGTAGTAGTTAATTCTTGAATTAGTTTAAATTAAGATTATTGAGATTAAAAATAGTAGGTAAATAAAGTTTAAGCCTTAAACGTGTACGTTTAAGGCTTTTATTTTGTATATATAGATAAATATATATAAAATATTAAACAAATAAACACAATGTTTGCAGATTAAGGTGGATATATAGATATATAGCATTATATTATTATAATAATGGTATTATTATAAATTTGTATAATAATATATATAAAATATATTCAAATTTAATTTGAAAAAGGAGATATTGAATGGTAAAGATTAGACCTATTAGTGTATTACTAGTATTAATATTGCTGTTATTGCTAGTTATAAGTTGTGGTTCAGGAAGCAAAGCAGGAGCAAATACAAGAGCAGGAGTAAAGCCAGTATCAGGAGCAGGGACAAATACAAGAACAGAACCAAATACAGATGCAGAAGTAGGAGACGAAGAGGCGCTAGCATATTTGGAGGATATTAGTGATTCAAAGCTTAAAGCATTGTTAGATAATTTTGGAGTATCTGAAGCAGGAAGGAAGGCAATTAGTTATATACAAGGAATCCTCAGTCTTGATTATAAGAATGGATTTGATGATGATTTTTATAATTGCTTAAATAAATTAGGAGCTGATTTTTTGATTAAAAAGATAATAAAACCTACTGTGAGTCTTTTGAGGGCTAGAGGTAAAGCTTTGGAAGTTATTGAAGGTACAACAGATGAAGGCGTAAAAACCAGATTGCAAGATATGTTAAGTAGTTGTGATATTGTAGTTTCTGTAGCATGGAATCCCGATCGTGCTAACTTAATCTTTCGAGAAGAGCTGTTTGCAGAGATTATTACTCGTTATGCACCTAAATTTAGGAAATTTAAAGAGATGGTTAAAAATCCACGTGTGAAGGATGTATATGTATGGTTTAATGCTGTTGAGCGTGTCATGATTGATGAGATAGAGAAGATAGTAGTTAGTGCTACTTATGACAAGGATAAGTTTAATAGTATGTTAAATAGTTTAGGTTATTATCGTGTTGATCGTATTTTATATTATTATCGAGAGGTTAAAATTAAGCAGAAGGAAGCTTTGAATGCTATAGCTACTGTTTCTGATGATGCAGAAAAGCAAGCTTTTCAAGCTACATTTAATACGCTTAAAGATGAGTATAATTCTGATATAAGAGATACTTTTAATCAATCTTCAGATAAAATTTATGCTTATTTTATAAAAATTGTTAAATATTTTAATGAATTTTCTTATCTTAAAGACGACGCCAAAAAAGCTGTCGAAAGAGCCGCTGCAGCTGCCAAAGCAAGTGGTGCGGCAGGAGGTGTAGTTAATCCTTGAATTAGTTTAAATTAAGATTATTGAGATTAAAGATAGTAAGTAAAGAAAGTTTAAGCCTTAAACGTACACGTTTAAGGCTTTTATTTTGTATATATAGATAAATATAATGTTTGCAGATTAAGGTGGATATATAGATATATAGATATATAGCATTATAATATTATAATAATGGTATTATTATAAATTTGTATAATAATATATATAAAATATATTCAAATTTAATTTGAAAAAGGAGAGATTTAATGGTAAAAATAAAGTGTTTCAGTGTATTACTAGTATTAATATTGCTGTTATTGCTAGTTATAAGTTGTGATTCAGGAAGCAAAGCAGGAGCAGGACTAGGAGCAGGAACAAATACAAGAACAGTAGTAAAGCCAGTAACAGGACTAGGTTCAGTAACAGGATCAGGAGTAAAGCCAGGAACAGATAAAGAACTAGATGCAGTAACAGTAATAGATGAAAGAACAGAGCCAAAAACAGAAGAAGAAACAGAACCAAATACAGATGTAGAAGTAGGAGATGAAGAGGAGCTAACATATTTGGAGGACAAGGTTACTGATCCAAAGCTTAAAGCATTGTTAGATAATTTTGGAGTATCTGAAGCAGGAAGGAAGGCAATTAGTTATATACAAGGAATCCTCAGAGTTTCTTATAAAAGTGAATTTGATGATAAGTTTTATAATTGCTTAAATCAATTAGGAGCTGATGTTGTGATTGAAAAGATAATCAAGCCTACTGTGAGCCTTTTGAGGTCTAGAGGTAAAGCTTTGGAAGTTATTAAAGGTATAACAGATGCAGGCGTAAAAAACAGAATGCAAAATATGTTAAGTAATTGTGATATTGCAGTTCCTTTTGCATGGCATCCCAGTCCTGATCACTTAACCTTTCTAGAAAATGATTTTGCAGAGATTATTACTCGTTATACACCTAAATTTAGAAATTTTAAAGATATGGTTAAAAATCCACGTGTAAAGGATGTATATGCCTGGCTTGATGCTGATGAGCAAGCTAAAATTGATGAGATAGGGAATATAGTAATTAGTGTTACTTATGACAAGGATAGGTTTAATAATGTGTTAAATAGCTTAGGTGATTATCGTGTTGCTCGTATTTTATATTATTATCGAGAGGTTAAAAAAATGCAGAAGGAAGCTTTGAAAGCTATAGACGGTGTTTCTGATGTTGCAGAAAAGCAAGTGTTTCAAGCTAGATTTAATGCACTTAAAGGTAAGTATAATTCTTATATAAGATCTGCTTTTAATAAATCTTTATTTGCATTGTGTCTTCAGCTTTTCTCTTCTTTTGAATATTCTAATAGATTTTCTAAGATTAAAGACGACGCCAAAAAAGCTGTCGAAAGAGCCGCTGCAGCTGCCAAAGCAAGTGGTGCGGCAGGTGGTGTTAGTTAATCTTTGAATTAGTTTAAATTAAGATTATTGAGATTAAAGATAGTAGGTAAAGAAAGTTTAAGCCTTAAACGTGTACGTTTAAGGCTTTTATTTTGTATATATAGATAAATATATATAAAATATTAAACAAATAAACACAATGTTTGCAGATTAAGGTGGATATATAGATATATAGCATTATATTATTATAATAATGGTATTATTATAAATTTGTATAATAATATATATAAAATATATTCAAATTTAATTTGAAAAAGGAGAGATTTAATGGTAAAGATTAGACATATCAGTGTATTACTAATATTAATATTGCTGTTATTGCTAGTTATAAGTTGTGGTTCAGGAAGCAAAGCAGGAGCAAATACAAGAGCAGGAGTAAAGCCAGTATCAGGAGCAGGGACAAATACAAGAACAGGAGTAAATCCAAGAACAGATAAAGAACTAGGTGCAGTAACAGGATCAGGAGTAAATCCAAGAACAGATAAAGAACTAGGTGCAGTAATAGGATCAGGAGTAAAGCCAGGAACAGATAAAGAACTAGATGCAGTAACAGTAATAGATGAAAGAACAGCGCCAAAAACAGAAGAAGAAACAGAACCAAATACAGATGCAGAAGTAGGAGACGAAGAGGCTCTAGCATATGTGAACAATATTAGTGATCCAAGACTTCAAGCATTGTTAGATAATTTTGGAGTATCTGGAATAGGAAGGAATGCAATTATTTATATGCAAAGAATCTTAACTGTTGATGATATTTATGATCGTTTAAATGAATTAGGAGCTGATGTTACGATTGAAAAGATAATAAAACCTACTGTGAGCTTTTTGAGGACTAGAGGTAAAGCTTTGAGAGTTATTGAAGGTACAACAGATGAAGGCGTAAAAACCAGATTGCAAGATATGTTTGAAAAGTATGATATTTTATCTTTATCTTACTTGTGGGAGGTTTTTAATAGATCGATCAAAGAAAATGATTTTGTAGAGTTTATTGCTCGTTGTGATTCTAGGTTTAGAAAGTTGAAAGAGATGGTTAACAGTCCACGTGTGAAGGATGTATATGCCTGGCTTGATGCTGATGATCGTGTCACAATTGATGAGATAGGGAATATAGTAATTAGTGGTACTTATGACAAAGATAGGTTTAATAATATGTTAAATCTTTTAGAAGATTCTCTTGTTATTAAAATTGTAGTGCTTTGTCAATCTATTAAAAAAAGGCAAGAGGAAGCTTTGAAAGCTATAGACGGTGTTTTTGATGATGCAGTAAAGCAAAAATTGAAAGCTAGATTTAATACGCTTAAAGATGAGTGTAATTCTTATATAAGAGATACTTTTAATCAAGGTCGATATGGCTTGTATTTGCAGATTATGACTGATGGTGATAAATATCGTAATGACTTTAATGCTATTGAAAAAGCCGCTGCGGCTGCCAAAGCAAGTGGTGCGTCAGGTGGTGTAGTTAATCCTTGAATTAGTTTAAATTAAGATTATTGAGATTGAAAATAGTAAGTAAAGAAAGTTTAAGCCTTAAACGTACACGTTTAAGGCTTTTAATATGTATATATAGATAAACACAATGTTTGCAGATTAAAATGGATATAATAATATATTAATATAATAATGATATAATACTATTATTGTATTATTATAAATTTGTATAATAATATATATAAAATATATTCAAATTTAATTTGAAAAAGGAGAGATTGAATGTTAAATATTAGATATATCAGTGTATTATTAGTATTAATATTTTTATTATTGTTAGTTATAAGTTGTGATTCAGGAAGCAAAGCAGGAAAAAATACAAGAGCAGTAATAAAGCCAAGAGCAGGATCAGGGACAAATCCAAGACCAGAACCAAATACAGAAGTAGAAGTAGGAGATGAAGAGGCGCTAGCATATTTGGAGGATATTAGTGAGCCAAATCTTAAAGCATTATTAAATAAGTTTGGGATATCTGAAGCAGGAAGGAAGGCAATTGGTTATATACAAGAAATCCTCAGAGTTTCTTATAAGAATGGATTTGATGATAAGTTTTATAATTGCTTAAATAAATTAGGAGCTGATTTTGTGATTGAAAAGATAATAAATCCTACTGTGAGTCTTTTGAGGGCTAGAGGTAAAGCTTTGGAAGTTATTGAAGGTACAACAGATGCAGGCGTAAAAACCAGATTGCAAGATATGTTAAATAGTTGTGATAATGTAGTTTCTTTTGCATGGCATTTGTATTCTAATCACTTAATCTTTTACAAAGATAGTTTTGCTGATGCTGTTACTCGTTATACACCTAAATTTAATAAATTTAAAGAGATGGTTACAAATCCACGTGTGAAGGATGTATATTCCTGGCTTGATGCTGATGAGCAAGCTACAGTTAATGAGATAGGGAATATAGTAATTAGTGTTACTTATGACAAGGATAAATTTAATAATGTTTTAAATAGTTTAAGTGATTATCATGTTGTTAAAGTTATATCTTTTTGTCGACTTGTTAAAATTAAGCAGGAGGAAGCTTTGAATGCTATAACTACTGTTTCTGATGATGCAGAAAAGCAAAAATTGCAAGTTATATTTAATACGCTTCAAGGTGAGTATAATTCTCATATAAGAGATACTTTTAATCAATCTTTAGATAAAATTTATGCTTTTTTTATAAAAATTGTTAGATATTCTAATGGATTTTCTATTCTTAAAGACGACGCCAAAAAAGCTGCCGAAAGAGCCGCTGCAGCTGCTCAAGCAAGTGGTGCGTCAGGTGGTGGTAGTTAATCCTTGAATTAGTTTAAATTAAGATTATTGAGATTAAAGATAGTAAGTAAAGAAAGTTTAAGCCTTAAACGTACACGTTTAAGGCTTTTAATATGTATATATAGATAAACACAATGTTTGCAGATTAAGGTGGATATATAACATTATAATAATATATTAATATAATGTTATAATAATACTATTATTGTGTTGTTATAAATTTGTATAATAATATATTCAAATTTAATTTGAAAAAGGAGAGATTGAATGTTAAATATTAGATATATCAGTGTATTATTAGTATTAATATTTTTATTATTGCTAGTTATAAGTTGTGATTCAGGAAGCAAAGCAGGAAAAAATACAAGAGCAGTAGTAAAGCCAAGAGCAGGATCAGGGACAAATACAAGACCAGAACCAAATACAGAAGTAGAAGTAGGAGATGAAGAGGCGCTAGCATATTTGGAGGATCTTAGTGAGCCAAATCTTAAAGCATTATTAAATAAGTTTGGGATATCTGAAGCAGGAAGGAAGGCAATTGGTTATATACAAGAAATCCTCAGAGTTTCTTATAAGAATGGATTTGATGATAAGTTTTATAATTGCTTAAATAAATTAGGAGCTGATTTTGTGATTGAAAAGATAATAAATCCTACTGTGAGTCTTTTGAGGGCTAGAGGTAAAGCTTTGGAAGTTATTAAAAGTACAACAGATGCAGGTGTAAAAACCAGATTGCAAGATATGTTAAATAGTTGTGATAATGTAGTTTCTTTTGCATGGCATTTGTATTCTAATCACTTAATCTTTTACAAAGATAGTTTTGCTGATGCTGTTACTCGTTATACACCTAAATTTAATAAATTTAAAGAGATGGTTAAAAATCCACGTGTAAAGGATGTATATTCCTGGCTTGATGCTGATGAGCGTGTCTCAATTGATGAGATAGAGAAGATGGTAATTAGTGATACTTATGACAAGGATAAATTTAATAATGTTTTAAATAGTTTAAGTGATTATCATGTTGTTAAAGTTATATCTCTTTGTCGAGATGTTAAAATGAAGCAGGAGGAAGCTTTGAATGCTATAACTACTGTTTCTGATGATGCAGAAAAGCAAAAATTGAAAGCTAGATTTAATACACTGAAAGATAGGTATAATTCTGATATAAGAGATACTTTTAATCAATCTTCAGATAAAATTTATGCTTATTTTATAAAAATTGTTAAATATTTTAATGGATTTTCTATTCTTAAAGACGACGCCAAAAAAGCTGTCGAAAGAGCCGCTGCAGCTGCTCAAGCAAGTGGTGCGTCAGGTGGTGTAGTTAATCCTTGAATTAGTTTAAATTAAGATTATTGAGATTGAAAATAGTAGGTAAAGAAAGTTTAAGCCTTAAACGTACACGTTTAAGGCTTTTAATATGTACATATTAGATAAATACAATGTTTGCAGATTAAGGTGGATATATAACATTATAATAATATATTAATATAATAATGATATAATACTATTATTGTATTATTATAAATTTGTATAATAATATATTCAAATTTAATTTGAAAAAGGAGAGATTGAATGTTAAATATTAGACATATCAGTATATTACTAGTATTAATATTTTTATTATTTCTATTTATAAGTTGTGGTTCAGGAAACAAAGCAAGAGCAAATACAAGAACAAAACCAAATACAGAAGCAGAAGTAGGAGACGAAGAGGCGCTAGCATATTTGGAGGATATTACTGATCCAAGACTTTTGGCATTGTTAGATAATTTTGGAGTATCTAAAGCAGGAAGGAAGGCAATTGGTTATATACAAGGAGTCTTAAGTGTTTCTTATAAGAATGGATTTGATGATAAGTTTTATAATTGCTTAAATAAATTAGGAGCTGATTTTGTGATTGAAAAGATAATCAAGCCTACTGTGAGCCTTTTGAGGGCTAGAGGTGAAGCTTTGAAAATTATTAAAGGTATAACAGATGAAGGCGTAAAAACCAGATTGCAAGATATGTTAAATAGTTGTGATATTGTAGTTCTTTTTGCATGGCATCCCGGTTCTGATCACTTAACCTTTCTAGAAAATGATTTTGCAAAGACTGTTACTCGTTATGCTTCTAAATTTAGGAATTTTAAAGAGACGGTTAAAAATCCACTTGTGAAGGATGTATATGCCTGGCTTGATGCTGATGAACAAGCTACAATTGATGAGATAGATAAGATGGTAATTAGTGATACTTATGACAAGGATAAATTTAATAATGTTTTAAATAGTTTATCTTATTATCGTGTCCTTAGAATTATAGAGATTTATCAAAAGGTTAAAAAAATGCAGGAGGAAGCTTTGAAAGCTATAGAAGGTGTTTCTAATGATGCAGCAAAGCAAGCTTTTCAAGCTAGATTTAATACGCTTAAAGATGAGTATAATTCTTATATAAGATCTGCTTTTAATAAATCTTCAGGTGAATTGTATTATGATTTTAAAAGAATTTATGAATGTTTTGTAGATTTTTATAATATTAAAGTCGAGGCTCAAGCTTCCAGAGTTGCCAAAGCAAGTGGTGCGTCAGGTGGTGTAGTTAATCCTTGAATTAGTTTAAATTAAGATTATTGAGATTAAAGATAGTAGGTAAAGAAAGTTTAAGCCTTAAACGTACACGTTTAAGGCTTTTAATATGTATATATAGATAAATATATTAATATAATAATAGTATTATTATAAATTTGTATAATAATATATTCAAATTTAATTTGAAAAAGGAGATATTGAATGGTAAAAATAAAGTGTTTCAGTGTATTACTAGTATTAATATTGCTGTTATTTCTATTTATAAGTTGTGATTCAGGAAGCAAAGCAGGAGTAAAGCCAGGAGCAGGATCAGGGACAAATACAAGAACAAAACCAAATACAGAAGCAGAAGTAGGAGATGAAGAGGCTCTAGCATATTTGGAGGATATTAGTGATCCAAAGCTTAAAGCATTGTTAGATAAGTTTGGAGTATCTGAAGCAGGAAGGAAGGCAATTGGTTATATACAAGAAATCCTCAGAGTTTCTTATAAGAATGGATTTAATGATAAGTTTTATAATTGCTTAAATCAATTAGGAGCTGATGTTGTGATTGAAAAGATAATCAAGCCTACTGTGAGTCTTTTGAGAGCTAGAGGTAAAGCTTTGAAAATTATGAAAGGTATAACAGATGCAGGTGTAAAAACCAGATTGCAAGATATGTTGGATAATTTTGATAAATTAGTTCCTTTTGCATGGAATCCCGATCGTGATCTCTTAATCTTTAAAGAAGATTTTTTTGCGAAGTTTGTTAATCGTTATACACCTAAATTTAGAAAGTTTAAAGAGATGGTTAAAAATCCACGTGTGAAGGATGTATATGCCTGGCTTGATGCTGATGAGCAAGCTACAATTGATGAGATAGAGAAGATAGTAGTTAGTGCTACTTATGACAAGGATAAGTTTAATGATAAGTTAAATAGTTTAAGAGATTATCGTGTTGTTGTAGTTATATATTCTTATCGAGATATTAAAAATGATCAGGATGAAGCTTTGAAAGCTATAGACGGTGTTTCTGATGATGTAGAAAAGCAAAAATTGCAAGCTAGATTTAATACGCTTCAAGGTGAGTATAATTCTTATATAAGAGCTGCTTTTAATAAATCTGCAGATGATTTGTCTTCTCAGAATATCTCTCCTTTTGAATATTCTAATGGATTTTCTATTCTTAAATACGACGCTGCAGTTGCCAAAGCAAGTGGTGCGGCAGGTGGTGTTAGTTAATCCTTAAATTAGTTTAAATTAAGATTATTGAGATTAAAAATAGTAGGTAAATAAAGTTTAAGCCTTAAATGTGTACGTTTAAGGCTTTTAGTTTGTATATATGGATAAATATATTAAACAAGTAAATATAATGTTTGCAGATTAAGGTGGATATATAGCATTATAATAATATAATAATGTAAATATATTCAAATTTAATTTGAAAAAGGAGATATTGGGTGATGAAGTTAAGCCATTTCAGTTTATTTTTAGTATTAATATTTCTATTATTGTTAGTGGTAAGTTGTGACTTAAAATCTAAGGGAAGTACTGAGATTAAAGAGAATTTGACTGTCAAAAGAGAGGTAAGGAAATTAGACAAGTTTAGTGGGGAATATACTTCAAAAATGGTTGCAACAGTTGATAATTTAGATATTAAGCTCAATAATCTGCTAGACAAATTTGGGTTACTTGATAAGGAAAGGGAATCAATTGCATATATAAGGCGTACGATAACTGATGCTAATGTTGGCAAACTTAAAGGTTACAGGACTTATACTGATGTCGAGTTTCATAATTTACTTGAAAGTTTAGGTGCAGCTAGGATTAAAGAAATTATAACATTTTATTTAGAGGTTGTTAACATTCAGGAATCATTTGAAAGGGCTATTAAAAATATTAAGGACGCTACATCAAGAGGCAAATTACAGAATGAGCTTAATGAACGCAAGAATCAGTATCAGTTGCATTTAAAAGGGTTATTTGATAGTGATAATTTTGATGATATATATAATAAGATTATAGGTGATAATTATTTTTCTGAATTAATTGAATTTAAATACGAGATTATAGAAGTTGAAGGTGGTTTGGATGTATATACATGGCTGTCTGATGATGAGCAGATTGTAATTGATAAGATACGAGAAATAGTAACTGA
The genomic region above belongs to Borrelia parkeri and contains:
- a CDS encoding BTA121 domain-containing protein surface lipoprotein — encoded protein: MVKIKCFGLLLVLILLLLLFISCDSGNRAGAGLGAGAGSGTNTRTESNTETEVGDEEELAYLEEEVTDPRLLALLDNFGVSKAGKKAIGYIRGRFSASDDVYDRLNALGADVTIEKIINPTVSLLKSRGEALKVKEDPTNESIKSRLQDMLNRYDTLVESIWYDFFYNRLFGEDVFVESVTRYVPKFSKFKEIVTNPSVMDVYAWLDADEQATVNEIGNIVISGTYDKARFNNMLNSLGDVKIIEIIKAYRGIKIKQGEVQNSINTVPDDAEKQGLQVRFNTLQGEYDSHIRDAFNKASGELYSQIIDGNNRYHDDFIGIQDDVEADEVLRAIEAAIAAKAAEAARVAEEARAAAAAEAARVAEEARAAAAAEAARVAEEARAAAAAEAARVAEEARAAAAAEAARVAEEARAAAAAEAARVAEEARAAAAAEDAAITAAEAAAAEAAIAAEAAKAAAAAEEAAKAARIAAAARTVEATAAVEAAIAAEAAIAFEAAIAADAAEEAAAAASAARAAKEAARADEESRAAAAAEDAAITAAEAAAAEAAKAAEAAKEAKAAAEAAEAARVAAAARTVEATAAAAAAKAAEEAKAAEAAKASGAAGGVVNP
- a CDS encoding BTA121 domain-containing protein surface lipoprotein codes for the protein MLNIRHISLLLILIFLLLLVISCGSGNRAGAGTNTGTEEGTGLRTDVEVKAEEELAYLEEKVTDPRLLALLDNFGVSEAGRKAIGYIRENLTGDDVDNFFYNRLNELGADVTIKKIIKPTVSLLRARGEALRVIEGTTDAGVKTRLRLVFNRYDDLVNIREKFNNLLLERDIFEKTVTRYAPRFRKFKEMVKNPSVMDVYAWLDAVERTTINEIGKIVINATYDKVRFNNMLDNLGDGYIVRIIEIYRDIKIKQKEAFNAITTVSDDAVKQDLKDRLKRLKDEYDSHIRDAFNQAVGELARQILINRDVYLGRFNSIKVTAQAAKASGAAGGSS
- a CDS encoding BTA121 domain-containing protein surface lipoprotein, whose product is MVKIRPISVLLVLILLLLLVISCGSGSKAGANTRAGVKPVSGAGTNTRTEPNTDAEVGDEEALAYLEDISDSKLKALLDNFGVSEAGRKAISYIQGILSLDYKNGFDDDFYNCLNKLGADFLIKKIIKPTVSLLRARGKALEVIEGTTDEGVKTRLQDMLSSCDIVVSVAWNPDRANLIFREELFAEIITRYAPKFRKFKEMVKNPRVKDVYVWFNAVERVMIDEIEKIVVSATYDKDKFNSMLNSLGYYRVDRILYYYREVKIKQKEALNAIATVSDDAEKQAFQATFNTLKDEYNSDIRDTFNQSSDKIYAYFIKIVKYFNEFSYLKDDAKKAVERAAAAAKASGAAGGVVNP
- a CDS encoding BTA121 domain-containing protein surface lipoprotein, producing the protein MVKIKCFSVLLVLILLLLLVISCDSGSKAGAGLGAGTNTRTVVKPVTGLGSVTGSGVKPGTDKELDAVTVIDERTEPKTEEETEPNTDVEVGDEEELTYLEDKVTDPKLKALLDNFGVSEAGRKAISYIQGILRVSYKSEFDDKFYNCLNQLGADVVIEKIIKPTVSLLRSRGKALEVIKGITDAGVKNRMQNMLSNCDIAVPFAWHPSPDHLTFLENDFAEIITRYTPKFRNFKDMVKNPRVKDVYAWLDADEQAKIDEIGNIVISVTYDKDRFNNVLNSLGDYRVARILYYYREVKKMQKEALKAIDGVSDVAEKQVFQARFNALKGKYNSYIRSAFNKSLFALCLQLFSSFEYSNRFSKIKDDAKKAVERAAAAAKASGAAGGVS
- a CDS encoding BTA121 domain-containing protein surface lipoprotein, coding for MVKIRHISVLLILILLLLLVISCGSGSKAGANTRAGVKPVSGAGTNTRTGVNPRTDKELGAVTGSGVNPRTDKELGAVIGSGVKPGTDKELDAVTVIDERTAPKTEEETEPNTDAEVGDEEALAYVNNISDPRLQALLDNFGVSGIGRNAIIYMQRILTVDDIYDRLNELGADVTIEKIIKPTVSFLRTRGKALRVIEGTTDEGVKTRLQDMFEKYDILSLSYLWEVFNRSIKENDFVEFIARCDSRFRKLKEMVNSPRVKDVYAWLDADDRVTIDEIGNIVISGTYDKDRFNNMLNLLEDSLVIKIVVLCQSIKKRQEEALKAIDGVFDDAVKQKLKARFNTLKDECNSYIRDTFNQGRYGLYLQIMTDGDKYRNDFNAIEKAAAAAKASGASGGVVNP
- a CDS encoding BTA121 domain-containing protein surface lipoprotein, producing the protein MLNIRYISVLLVLIFLLLLVISCDSGSKAGKNTRAVIKPRAGSGTNPRPEPNTEVEVGDEEALAYLEDISEPNLKALLNKFGISEAGRKAIGYIQEILRVSYKNGFDDKFYNCLNKLGADFVIEKIINPTVSLLRARGKALEVIEGTTDAGVKTRLQDMLNSCDNVVSFAWHLYSNHLIFYKDSFADAVTRYTPKFNKFKEMVTNPRVKDVYSWLDADEQATVNEIGNIVISVTYDKDKFNNVLNSLSDYHVVKVISFCRLVKIKQEEALNAITTVSDDAEKQKLQVIFNTLQGEYNSHIRDTFNQSLDKIYAFFIKIVRYSNGFSILKDDAKKAAERAAAAAQASGASGGGS
- a CDS encoding BTA121 domain-containing protein surface lipoprotein, whose amino-acid sequence is MLNIRYISVLLVLIFLLLLVISCDSGSKAGKNTRAVVKPRAGSGTNTRPEPNTEVEVGDEEALAYLEDLSEPNLKALLNKFGISEAGRKAIGYIQEILRVSYKNGFDDKFYNCLNKLGADFVIEKIINPTVSLLRARGKALEVIKSTTDAGVKTRLQDMLNSCDNVVSFAWHLYSNHLIFYKDSFADAVTRYTPKFNKFKEMVKNPRVKDVYSWLDADERVSIDEIEKMVISDTYDKDKFNNVLNSLSDYHVVKVISLCRDVKMKQEEALNAITTVSDDAEKQKLKARFNTLKDRYNSDIRDTFNQSSDKIYAYFIKIVKYFNGFSILKDDAKKAVERAAAAAQASGASGGVVNP